The DNA segment AGTGTCCATAATATCGTGGTATCACGACTTAACCATTGTAACACTAGACTTCCAGTACTTAATGTCATTGAAACATTGCTAAAATGACTTAATTGTTTCATTGTATCTGCGTTATTGCCACTTACAGACAGAAGAATTGAATATGAGACGAGTCAATGGTTATCATACCACCTTTCCTACAGTCAGAGGTCTTGGTTTAAACTTTGGGAATAAAGAATCTTTTGGTTGGAAGTGAAGTGTCAAATATTCTGCCTATATGGTACAAATTTGAATTAGTTGAACCAATGAGCTCTAGATATTGGATGATTAAGTTGAACAAAAGAAATTGCTTATGATATATTATACGTTAATTGGAGACGTTAATTGGAGCCTCATAGCTACAAATTGCAATCAAACGACAAACTTGGATTTTACTTGAATAGACATGACCAAGTAATCAGCCGAGACTCATGTTAACGTCTTTCGTCACCTTGAGATTTCCCAAAACGATTAAAGAAAAGCTTAATCGAAAACAGCCTCTACCTTCgtaagataggggtaaggtctgcacaCACTACAAAATATGTTGTAGGTGCTCACTGGGTTTGTCGTTgttgaaaaaaaggaaaggttaaaGTGATTAGATATGTTCCAACTCTTCTTAGTTTTCTACACCTTCAAGTCTCAACAATACAAAATATGCATATATGCTCGTTCTGTCTCCTTTTATTGGTGCTATTAGGAACCTCGTGAATCTATCAAAGAGGATTCGAACACTAAACAAGTTTACTAGAAATATGATAAAACACATGCACTGAGAACAAAATTGATGAGCTTATAAGAGCAGTATCTTTTCTGTTACTTCCGGGAGATTCAATAAAGTTCAGTGGTGTTTCCCCTGATGTATAAGCCAGTTTTATGTACTGCATTACTAAACAATTGTAAACCTCCTAAACTGCAAAAATTACAACTAAATAGTAGTTAACCAAGCAGGCAGACATATACTGGATCATTACGAGACTGCAGGATTTGTCAACTTCAATCAAGCTACCACTATTTTACAATACACATCAAAAATCAGGAGTTACTAAGCTTACTGAACTCCTACAAAAATTTGTTAACTCGCATATCCACCAAATCTCATTCAGATCTAGCTTATGTACAATATTTCACTTTGTTGAATCGGAATACAGAGTCTTCACATGCCATAAGTCTTCATGATGGGAAAATCGTACGCAATGGCAAAGAGAATGCTGAATCAGAGGTTAGATCCTCCACTTTATAAGATTGTCTAGGAAGTCTATCTAGGAGATGTATAGTACAAACCATGGAAACTATGGTTTGTAGTACCATCATTGACAAGTGGGCTTCTTCTACCTCTATCTGACGAGGATCTTCCAAAACTAGGGCTTCTTGGCATTGAGGCACTATCCCTTGGGCTAATAGATGAATAATGCGAGTCATACGCCCCATATCTGTAAGAATAGCCTGACAACGAGGGGCTAGTTCCAGGATCGCAACCAGGAGGTCCATCATCTTCAAAATCCCTAGACCAACGTCGCTCATGATAATGCCCTCTGTTGATAGGGTCTGGTGTATGGTTATATCGATTGTATGAATGACTTCTTGAAAGACTCGAACTCGAAGATCCAGGCGCCCAGCGTCTTTCATCAGCATGTTCAGGTATTGGCGCATTTACACCAGGAAAATCAACACTCATCTTCCTAGGCGGATTAGGGAAGCTTTTATCAAGGATTTCCCCTTCCTCTGTTTCTTCCTTCTTTTCCTCATCTGCAAATATTGTGATTCCAGAGGGTAGATCTTCGTCGTCTGGATCTAAAAAGGTCAAAAATTACAGAACAGTCAGTAGATTTGGCAACAGCTGTTAAGTAATTTGAGGACAGCATGCATTACTCTTGAAGCAAAACCAAATAAAGTTTGTGTCCAAAAATCTGAAGAAAAAAGATCAACAGAAGTATGGTAAGAAAGAGTTGGCTGAGTGGTTCGGGCCTAGCCTACTAAATTGGTTAAAAGGCAAATGTTTAACCAGGTCCGGTACTACCTTGACAAAAAACTGCCATAAATATAATTTGGATTACCAACAGAATACAAACAGATATCCAATAAACTAATGAGGACATGTATATTTACCCAAATATCCTGGTGGATATCCCATTTCCCTCATTCTATTAATCCAGGGAGGTGGATCAAGCTcctgaaaaatgaaaaaggaaaagacTGTTGATAAAAATGAAGCATATCGCAACACCAGTGTCTTACCTCTTCCATTACTAGAATGAATTGCACTGGATAGAAAACTTTAAACAGTTAAGACCACATAAAATCAGTTTTCATGTGAGAAAGCCAAGTCATAACATGGTCTATCTCACCCCAAGGCCCAGAAGTTTTTGTGTTTCAGGCTCCAGGACACCTGGTCTTAAACCGTCATACTTCCCCTTTGGAGAATCTTGATAATATCGAGTTGGATTGCGGGAACTGGCACTTTGATTCCTTCTGGACTTGTGTTGTTTACGAGCAATATTTACAGCTGCATTGTCACGAGGCTTAGGGCAATCTTTCAAAGAGTGGCCATATGAACCACAATTGAAACATCGCGAACTATCAACCATTTCAATTCCACTGCAATGCAAAAGACATCATAAGATATTATTTGCCTAAAAAATCACACAAACAAGTACAAATTCTTGTCACCAAGAAAACGCCATATTCAAATATCTCGTCAACAGGATCCTACATACTTCCTACGGTCGTATTGCCTTTTCTTTTAGGACTAAGAATATAAGCAGAGAACAGAGATCATTGAAGGACACAACTGTGCCATTAAAATTGCAAacaaggattttttttttttttttttttttttttgataaggtgaagattttattaaaaaaaagtatCGAGCTGATATTGTGAATTGTGAAAATACTGCTAGCTTAAAAACATTATGATCCTAAGCAGTCTAGCATGTCCAGCATGTTATGTAAATTCATAACATTTCCATCTTTCCATTAGTACAAATAATGCAAATAACTATATTTCACAGATGCAGCTGCTCCTTCTTGCTTCAAAACAcctattatttctttctttccatATAGTCCAAGCTATGCTAAGAGGAATAGCTCTCCAGATCTTCTTTAGGGATGCTTCTGTAGGCATAATGAACTTTTGGGATGCTTCTGTACGCTTAAGAGGAATTGCAAACAACGATATCTATAGGCATAATCTCAACATTGTCGAAGAAAACTACTATCATAAAACAACCCAAAAGAAGTGTTCCAACGCAATCTCCTGGGCCAAATGAACTTTTAAAGTGGAAATACTGACATAACATAATATCAGATAAATATTCCAAATGCAAAGAATGACATGATACTAAACTGGGACACGTTCCAGCCGACACAGGCTACAATAGATATTGATTTTCATGAATCTTACACAGGAGCTGGCAACACATGCCACTGTCTGACATTGAAGAATAATCAAACTGCAACCTCTAGATGTCATCATGTCGGAGATTAACAAGATGACAGGACGAGGATGATACATCTGACTCACAAAAGGTAAAGTTCAAGACAATTACAACAGGAAGGAAAAGAAAGGGAGGAAGATTCAATTAAGAGATGGAaggaaatgaaaaagaggaaCGGAAATTATAAGGCTGCATAGAGACCAACTGCCTAACAGCTCTCTAAGCAGAACTACGCGTGAAAACTCCATTACCACATCAGCCTAGGAAAATCTTTGAAATATACCAGTCACGGTTAACCAagtcccaatatatatatatatatatatttgaaagcCTAAAATATCCATGATTTTTGAAATAGCACGGCATCGCGGCGTGCATTTTAATTCATCCATATAGTACTCCAAACTAACAACTGAAAGATTATAAGATAAATGTTCTAGGAATGAACTTACTGCCAAACAAGAATTTAACTATAACTTACGCTTCCACATTGCTTGAACCATCAGTTGCAGTCAATGCAAATGAATATCCGCGATCATATAGCGGGACAGAGTTGCCGTCCAATGGAATAAACTCGCTTTTGTTGTTCCTTGCTTGTTTGTCTACCCAATAAGTCTTAACAGAAAATAGTACTTTTTAGCCTCTTGAGAAAAAGTAAATGCCAGGCAGTCTGAGATAGTCTAATTACAATACAACTCTTCCCAAGATTTGAAGCAGCAATGCCATATGGGTAGATACAACAGCTACCATGAGAGGATCGGGGGTGTGCAAGACAAACACATCTTTCAgataagaatttaaaatatgaaaGACTTGGACGGCAAAGTTAAACATTCGAACTCCCTAGACAATCAAATAATTTTTACGTGTCTTGACTCAATCAGAGCATAAAATATAAGAATGTTatctaataatattaaaattaaaattagcaAGTAACAATTCCTCAACGCAAAACTTCATTTCTAACAGGTCAATAAAATTGCATAATCAACAAGTTTTTGCAAGCAAAATTTATGTCACTTATAGACATCCATAAATTTACACCATAATCCAAAAGCAAACGTCAAGAGCATTAATTTTAAGATTGAGCGCCTCAACGAGTTCACATTTTTTTGAAGATAAGATGATATTAATGGGTGTCGATAACCCCGTGTTTTACCCTTAGCTTCAGAGCTGAACCGCACCCAAGCAAGCCTTTGAAACATTGGTAGTTATTCACTTATTTGTAAGCAACAAAGTCAATTACGTGATTCAAAATAAAAGGTCATTTTGACATGGTAGTCTACAAAGAGTCATTTTATTTTGCCATCACAAACAATTATGGTTACAGAAATATAGTATTTAGATAACACTCAAAACGTTTAAATTCTAAATTTTAAACATAGATAATAACAAATATACTGAATAATAGCAATTTAACCAAGAGAATAACTTATCCCCATAAAGCCAGTTCCAGATCTTCTTGGAAACAATTACTTGAATGGTTCTAATATTTGCTTCCtttatctttatttctttctttttttcaggGAGTGGGGGACAGGGGTGGGGAAGGTATATATTCTGGTTCTTCCCCTATTTATCCACTCACTAACAAAAAAAATGCAATGTGCAAAATCCAATCAGTCGATTAGATTCGATTTGTCTATTCCTTTGGAAAACCCTGGTGGCTGATGAGAATACATGCACCTTTTACACGTTAAGTATAAAATAGTATGCAAATAAGCGGAGGCAAATGTCTTCggtttactttttttaaaaagatcCTCAAATACAGTGGTAACAATAGCTCAACAGAAAATTTGAATTTGTACATGTAGCAGTGATAGAAATATACCACTGCAGAAGATTTCTCCAGACCAACATGAAGAGCAGGAAAGTACGTCTCCTCACCAGATTCAACAACTTCTTTTGAATCCtgatatcaaataaacaaggctcaGCACTCTCAAGATGAAACCTACGGAGACAGTGAAGTTTACCAAAAAAACCCTTACTAATCATAACACAAAAGGTTAGACTCATTGTCAGCTGTTACATAACACAAAATAGTAAACGGTATTAGGAatagttaaaataaaaataatgcatAAATGATGCCAGAGAAGCAAATAGCAGATGTTTGACCATTCTTAACACACATCAAAATGCCAACTAACTTCGACCTCCGTGCAAAATCTGGACAGTGGATCACGCTCTCTTTTCTGATAACCCAGTGGATCATGCTCTCTTAACTTGGGCAATCCCAATAATCACTAATTATTCAATGGAAAAGAATCAAGACATATTCCGACAATGTTAACGTAATATTATCTCTTACACTTGAAAACAGACATATAAAGATCTTAGTTATATTCAACAGCGCATGTGCATGCCCTGCTCTCAGCTTTTGAGTTCAAAAAACTTCTAACCGATTTCCACTTACGGCAAAAGAAATGGAACATGAGTTGCAAATCAGGACAAAAATCTAACTAATAGAATTTATTAATTCAACTGAGATGCCTTATTGTTCaacaattttcatttcaaaatttccCTTCCCCTTCTGCTCTACAACTAGCAATAAAAAATGAAAGGCTTACATGAGCACCCAAGGGTGTGACCTAATGGTCAATGAAGTGGATACAAACCTTGGAGACCTGGGTTCAAATCCTAGCAAAGACAGAAGCACTAGGCAAGGAGTGCACAAGCTCGCTTGGACACCACAgttataaccaaaaaaaaaaaggagacatGAAAGGCTTACATGAGCTGAAGAGCAATGTTTGGCATGCCACTCTGACCATTGTTGTAGCAGCCCCTCAAGCATCTTTCTGCTCTTTCTGTAACACAAGGTTAACCC comes from the Nicotiana tabacum cultivar K326 chromosome 14, ASM71507v2, whole genome shotgun sequence genome and includes:
- the LOC107772086 gene encoding uncharacterized protein LOC107772086 isoform X2, with the protein product MGTEDSNNLPASDNLERGTKNNEDGANGESSETTDYAVGESKEPLQDSDSDMDLESDPGSQVGVKLTETLTQVGVELTETVAITENLTSINSVIHAENGHLSLQDESNNSSHKVDQYLVSTQEIVGSKCLSGVKRPRATPDVEQPSVHIIYNSLTRKSRKMLEGLLQQWSEWHAKHCSSAHDSKEVVESGEETYFPALHVGLEKSSAVTYWVDKQARNNKSEFIPLDGNSVPLYDRGYSFALTATDGSSNVEAGIEMVDSSRCFNCGSYGHSLKDCPKPRDNAAVNIARKQHKSRRNQSASSRNPTRYYQDSPKGKYDGLRPGVLEPETQKLLGLGELDPPPWINRMREMGYPPGYLDPDDEDLPSGITIFADEEKKEETEEGEILDKSFPNPPRKMSVDFPGVNAPIPEHADERRWAPGSSSSSLSRSHSYNRYNHTPDPINRGHYHERRWSRDFEDDGPPGCDPGTSPSLSGYSYRYGAYDSHYSSISPRDSASMPRSPSFGRSSSDRGRRSPLVNDGTTNHSFHGLYYTSPR
- the LOC107772086 gene encoding uncharacterized protein LOC107772086 isoform X1 — encoded protein: MGTEDSNNLPASDNLERGTKNNEDGANGESSETTDYAVGESKEPLQDSDSDMDLESDPGSQVGVKLTETLTQVGVELTETVAITENLTSINSVIHAENGHLSLQDESNNSSHKVDQYLVSTQEIVGSKSGLSGVKRPRATPDVEQPSVHIIYNSLTRKSRKMLEGLLQQWSEWHAKHCSSAHDSKEVVESGEETYFPALHVGLEKSSAVTYWVDKQARNNKSEFIPLDGNSVPLYDRGYSFALTATDGSSNVEAGIEMVDSSRCFNCGSYGHSLKDCPKPRDNAAVNIARKQHKSRRNQSASSRNPTRYYQDSPKGKYDGLRPGVLEPETQKLLGLGELDPPPWINRMREMGYPPGYLDPDDEDLPSGITIFADEEKKEETEEGEILDKSFPNPPRKMSVDFPGVNAPIPEHADERRWAPGSSSSSLSRSHSYNRYNHTPDPINRGHYHERRWSRDFEDDGPPGCDPGTSPSLSGYSYRYGAYDSHYSSISPRDSASMPRSPSFGRSSSDRGRRSPLVNDGTTNHSFHGLYYTSPR